A region of the Ignavibacteria bacterium genome:
AATACGCCGCTGACTTTCAAACATTCACTTATTTCGCCAAAGAACACTACTGCTTTACCCCGCAGATGTACTTCCAACGTCATTGCTTCAGCCTTATCAAAAGAACATCCAACAGCTTTAATAATTTGTGCTATCACTTCGTCGAAAGTATGTACTTCATCATTAAATAAAATTACTTTAGCAGGAAGTCCGACATCAATTCCATCATCAATGCCGGGTTCATATTTTACCGTAGTTTCAGTCATAAAAAATATTTCTGGGAAAAATTTAGTCACAATCATTTATTTAATCAATTGCTATTTTATCGTTGGAATAGTAAATTATTTTCGAAAAAAAATGCAGAGGAAATAATTGATGAACATTATTGTTTGTGTAAGTCATGTGCCCGATACTGCGGCTAAAATCAAAATAAACTCCGAACGGAATGCAATAGATCCAGCAGGGATTACATTCGTCATTAATCCATATGATGAATTTGCTGTTGAAGAGGCACTAAAAACAAAAGAAAAATTCGGTGGTGAAGTTACTGCCATAAGTTATGGATCAGATGCTTCCAAAGAGTCAATTAGGAAAGCACTCGCAATGGGTGCCGACAAAGGAATTTTAATCAAAGGTCCTGTCAATGTTGATTCTCTGACTGTTGCAGAAGCGCTCGCAGGTGAAATTAAAAATTTAAATGCTGATGTCATTTTTTGCGGTAAACAATCGGTCGATTATGACAGTTCAGCTGTAGGTCAAATGCTTGCTGAACTTCTTGGTTATCCATCTATAAGTACCGTAGTTAAATTGGATATAACAAAGAATGAAGTAACTGCGGAGCGGGAAATTGAAGGCGGGAAAGAAATTGTAAAATCAAAACTTCCTCTTGTATTAACTGCTCAAAAAGGATTGAATGAGCCGAGATATGCATCCTTAAAAGGAATTATGGCAGCGAAATCAAAAGTTATTGAAGAAAAACAATTTGATGGGAATTTAAACCGATTAAATGTAATTGATTTAAAAATGCCTGAAGGAAAAAGAAAAGGTAAAATCGTTGGAACTGATGCTTCTGCTGTTCCAGAATTGGTCAAGTTATTAAGAGAAGAAGCAAAAGTTATTTAATTGGAGGAAAAAATGTCGGTAAAAGTTTTAGTAGTTCTTGAACAAAGAGATGGAGAAATAAAAAAACAATCTTACGAACCAGCGAGAAAAGGTGTCAAGCTCGCTAAGGAATTAAATGGTGAAGTTATTGGGCTAATACTCGGTAATGATATCTCAAATTTAAATGCATTGAACGATCATGGTCTAACTAAAGTAATACACTTAAAAAATAAATCGTTACAAAATTATTCAAGTACTGCGTATGGAAAGTTAATCGCTGACACGGCAAAGAAGGAAGGATCAAATTTAATCCTATTATCTCATACTGCACTCGGAAAAGATTTGGCTCCAATCATTGCTGTTAAATTAAATGCCGGATATAGTGCCGATTGTACTGATATCTCTTCTGAAGATGGTTCGATTAATGCTATTCGCCCAATTTACGCTGGCAAATCTAACTTAAAATTTTCATTGAGTTCTGCAAATACTGTTTTAACAATCCGTCCAAACAGTATTCCTCTCAATGAAGATGGGTTCAATACCCAAGCAAACATCACCGTCCTGGATGTCAGCGATGATGAGTTAGATCTTCGAGCAAAAGTTACAGAGTTTGTTAAAGCATCTGAGAAATTGGATGTTGCCGAAGCGGATGTCATAGTATCAGGCGGCAGAGGGATGAAAGGTCCAGAACATTTTAATCTTTTGGAAGAAATGGCAAATACACTAGGAGCCGCTGTTGGTGCTTCACGCGCAGTAGTCGATGCTGGTTGGCGTCCTCATGGCGAACAAGTTGGTCAAACAGGCAAAACAGTTTCCCCATCGCTTTATATTGCTTGTGGAATTTCCGGAGCTATACAACATCTGGCAGGAATGTCTTCAGCAAAGTGCATTGTAGCAATTAATAAAGATAAAGATGCACCTATCTTTCAAATTGCAGATTATGGATTAGTCGGAGATGTATTTGAAATACTTCCAGTGATGAACGAAGAATTAAAAAAAGTTGTAGGATAAGATTTGCACAAAATTCAAGTTGAGATATCGGCATTATCTGCGACACCGACTTCCGGTGGCGCATATGCTTTGATTTTAAAAGAAGTCAATGGAACGAGACGATTGCCTATCATAATAGGTGCATTTGAAGCACAGGCAATTGCACTCGAATTGGAAGGGATAAAACCGCCGCGGCCTCTAACGCACGATTTAACCAAAACGATTATTGAATCACTCGGCGGTCAATTGATTGAAATCGTTATTGATGAACTTCGGGATAACACTTTCTTTGCAAAAATGATCTTTGAGCTTTCCACATTAAGCCAGGAAATTGATGCAAGACCAAGTGATGCAATTGCAATGTCAGTAAGATTCAGATGCCCAATTTTCGCTAATGAAAAAGTACTCGAAGAAGCAGCATTCATACCAAATGCGGATGACGATGAAGTAACACACGGACTTCCGATCGAAAAGAAATCTCCTCCGAAGAAAATTACTCGTGAAAACAAAATCGTCCAGCTACAGACTCAGCTTCGAGAAGCACTTGATAAGGAAGAATATGAAAGGGCTGCAAAGATTCGAGATGAATTAAAAAGACTATCTGGTGAAAACTAAGGGAAACTCCGAAAGATTCCATCTTTCAAAATTTAATCAACGTAAAAAAAGATAGATTTTTTTTAAGATCCAACAGGGATTTGATTTATTTTTTCCGGATTCCCGATTCCACATTCATTGCAGCGTTTCTTACTGCAATATTCACGAAACAGTTCGATCAATCCTTGATAAAAAACACTTTGTTTCCATATATCTGGCAATGATAGAGCATTCGCTACATCAACAGTTACTCTATTGTCAGTCCTCTGCATCATTGTTTTGTAAACTGAGATAACCTTCAAAGAATTTTTTTGTCTCCCAAAAACGTCCGATAATACTTTAATGAATGGC
Encoded here:
- a CDS encoding electron transfer flavoprotein subunit beta/FixA family protein gives rise to the protein MNIIVCVSHVPDTAAKIKINSERNAIDPAGITFVINPYDEFAVEEALKTKEKFGGEVTAISYGSDASKESIRKALAMGADKGILIKGPVNVDSLTVAEALAGEIKNLNADVIFCGKQSVDYDSSAVGQMLAELLGYPSISTVVKLDITKNEVTAEREIEGGKEIVKSKLPLVLTAQKGLNEPRYASLKGIMAAKSKVIEEKQFDGNLNRLNVIDLKMPEGKRKGKIVGTDASAVPELVKLLREEAKVI
- a CDS encoding ATP-dependent Clp protease adaptor ClpS, with protein sequence MTETTVKYEPGIDDGIDVGLPAKVILFNDEVHTFDEVIAQIIKAVGCSFDKAEAMTLEVHLRGKAVVFFGEISECLKVSGVLEEIALHTQIES
- a CDS encoding electron transfer flavoprotein subunit alpha/FixB family protein — encoded protein: MSVKVLVVLEQRDGEIKKQSYEPARKGVKLAKELNGEVIGLILGNDISNLNALNDHGLTKVIHLKNKSLQNYSSTAYGKLIADTAKKEGSNLILLSHTALGKDLAPIIAVKLNAGYSADCTDISSEDGSINAIRPIYAGKSNLKFSLSSANTVLTIRPNSIPLNEDGFNTQANITVLDVSDDELDLRAKVTEFVKASEKLDVAEADVIVSGGRGMKGPEHFNLLEEMANTLGAAVGASRAVVDAGWRPHGEQVGQTGKTVSPSLYIACGISGAIQHLAGMSSAKCIVAINKDKDAPIFQIADYGLVGDVFEILPVMNEELKKVVG